One Desulfobulbus propionicus DSM 2032 DNA segment encodes these proteins:
- a CDS encoding 2-oxoacid:ferredoxin oxidoreductase subunit beta, translated as MTFQRPSFRHPELPANAAGYHRRDYEGGISTLCAGCGHDSICNAIIQACFELALPPHRIVKMSGIGCSSKTPAYFLGRSHGFNSVHGRMPSIATGANMANRELIYLGVSGDGDTASIGMGQFVHAVRRNLNMLYIVMNNGCYGLTKGQYSATADKGSKGKKGGVNALESIDLCELAIQLGAGFVARSFAGDKQQLVPLIKAGLSHNGLSFIDVISPCVTFNNNPESTKSYHWVREHSEATNTFDFVPFRQTITADYADDSVQEVVLHDESVIHLHKHHDAPDITDRRQAIDNLEDHKVQGVILTGVLYVNPDSMDTHEILNTSARPLNSLIEADLCPGGAALEAINAAHR; from the coding sequence ATGACCTTTCAACGTCCCAGCTTTCGGCATCCCGAATTGCCGGCCAACGCCGCCGGGTATCATCGCCGCGACTACGAGGGCGGCATCTCGACCCTGTGCGCCGGCTGCGGCCATGACTCGATCTGCAACGCGATCATCCAGGCCTGCTTCGAGCTGGCCCTGCCGCCGCACCGGATCGTCAAGATGTCGGGTATCGGCTGTTCGTCCAAGACCCCGGCCTATTTCCTCGGCCGATCGCACGGCTTCAATTCGGTGCATGGCCGCATGCCTTCCATCGCCACCGGCGCCAACATGGCCAACCGCGAGCTTATCTACCTGGGCGTGTCCGGCGATGGCGACACCGCCTCTATCGGCATGGGCCAGTTCGTCCATGCGGTCCGCCGCAACCTCAACATGCTCTACATCGTGATGAACAACGGCTGCTACGGTCTGACCAAGGGCCAGTATTCGGCCACGGCGGATAAGGGATCCAAAGGCAAGAAGGGCGGGGTCAACGCGCTCGAATCCATCGATCTGTGCGAGCTGGCGATTCAACTGGGCGCGGGCTTCGTGGCCCGCAGTTTCGCCGGCGACAAGCAGCAACTGGTGCCCTTGATCAAGGCCGGGCTGTCGCACAACGGGCTCTCCTTCATCGATGTGATCTCTCCCTGCGTCACCTTCAACAACAATCCCGAATCGACCAAGAGCTACCACTGGGTGCGCGAGCACAGCGAGGCCACCAACACCTTTGACTTCGTGCCGTTCCGCCAAACCATCACCGCCGACTATGCGGATGATTCGGTTCAGGAGGTGGTGTTGCACGACGAGTCGGTGATTCATCTGCACAAGCACCACGACGCACCGGACATCACCGACCGCCGTCAGGCCATCGACAATCTGGAGGATCACAAGGTGCAGGGCGTGATCCTCACCGGCGTGCTCTACGTCAATCCGGACTCCATGGATACCCACGAGATTCTCAACACCAGTGCTCGGCCGCTCAACAGCCTGATCGAGGCGGACCTGTGTCCGGGAGGCGCGGCGCTGGAGGCCATCAATGCCGCTCATCGATAA
- a CDS encoding sodium:calcium antiporter, producing the protein MNDYLSLTVGIACAGVGGELFVRGAVGLAHWARIPPGIIGAVVAAFATSSPELSVSISSALAGNPQIALGDALGSNIVNIALLVPLLTGLLFFDGQLSRLDGLLMLVLFFSWLALAMIEAKKQRSATDEILGEHRKGLVVGSSVAGLVLLVLAGDLIVTGAKGIALSFGMDYFLVGVTIVAIGTSAPELATAVIAKLRGHDEVGLGTILGSNIFNGLLIVPVAAVIEPIAVVARHEVALSLAAGFMAVLLPYPTRTGYIQRSRGVLLLLFYGGYVYTLLALRGT; encoded by the coding sequence ATGAACGATTACCTCTCCCTGACCGTGGGTATTGCCTGCGCCGGCGTCGGCGGCGAACTGTTCGTCCGCGGCGCGGTCGGTCTCGCCCATTGGGCACGGATTCCACCGGGAATCATCGGCGCCGTGGTGGCCGCGTTCGCCACCTCAAGCCCGGAGCTGTCCGTATCGATCAGTTCCGCCCTGGCGGGCAATCCGCAGATAGCCTTGGGCGACGCCCTGGGGAGCAATATCGTCAATATCGCCCTGCTGGTGCCCCTGCTGACCGGGCTGCTGTTTTTTGACGGACAGCTCTCGCGCCTGGACGGCCTGCTGATGCTTGTCCTGTTTTTCTCCTGGCTGGCCCTGGCGATGATCGAGGCAAAGAAACAGCGCAGCGCCACCGACGAAATACTGGGGGAGCACCGGAAAGGGCTGGTTGTTGGGTCATCCGTGGCCGGTCTCGTCCTGCTTGTTCTCGCCGGGGATTTGATTGTCACCGGTGCCAAAGGGATCGCGCTTTCGTTTGGCATGGATTATTTTCTGGTCGGGGTGACCATCGTGGCCATCGGCACCTCCGCGCCGGAGCTGGCCACGGCGGTGATCGCCAAGTTGCGCGGCCACGATGAAGTCGGCCTGGGCACCATCCTGGGCAGCAACATCTTCAACGGCCTGTTGATCGTCCCGGTGGCGGCCGTCATCGAGCCCATTGCCGTGGTTGCACGGCACGAGGTGGCGCTGTCGCTGGCGGCCGGTTTCATGGCGGTGCTGCTTCCCTATCCGACACGCACCGGCTATATTCAACGGTCGCGCGGAGTGCTGCTCCTGCTGTTTTATGGGGGATACGTGTACACCCTTCTCGCGTTGCGGGGCACCTGA
- the mltB gene encoding lytic murein transglycosylase B, giving the protein MITLPRTHRLPAEAPSRCPVRLRPLLLGSAVLLAAGLTACSSPPMRVEQTAGRPVQSSKTFRACVGSYHATQLTGDYAQYARLEQFINQMVDTHGFEREYLLGLFSQAKRKNWTLNYLAKSDQGLKGRPAAGGWSRYRAKFLDERHIGAGVDFARRHRAALQRATRQYGVPQEYILGILAVETTFGGFVGNHRVLDALTTLGFDYARRGDYFRGELESYLLMAREEGIDPARPVGSFAGAMGLGQFMPSSFRKWAVDFNGDGRRDLWNAEDAIGSVANYFAQHGWQAGQPVATPLRTNGSISLEPGLDNSYSLSSLQQAGLQPVGAGSCEGELRLLLLRHQGHDQYLIGHPNFYTITRYNHSTYYAMAVHELAQEISRRL; this is encoded by the coding sequence ATGATCACCTTGCCGAGAACCCATCGATTGCCTGCCGAGGCCCCGTCACGTTGTCCTGTTCGCCTGCGCCCCCTGCTTCTCGGGTCCGCGGTGCTGCTCGCCGCCGGTTTGACCGCGTGCAGCTCGCCGCCGATGCGCGTCGAGCAGACTGCCGGCCGTCCTGTTCAGTCGTCCAAGACATTTCGCGCCTGCGTCGGCTCCTACCATGCCACGCAACTGACCGGCGATTATGCCCAGTACGCCCGGCTGGAGCAGTTCATCAACCAGATGGTGGACACGCACGGCTTTGAACGCGAATACCTGCTGGGCCTGTTTTCCCAGGCCAAGCGGAAAAACTGGACCCTCAACTATCTCGCCAAGTCGGACCAGGGATTGAAAGGCAGGCCCGCCGCGGGCGGGTGGAGCCGCTACCGGGCCAAGTTCCTCGACGAGCGCCACATTGGCGCCGGGGTTGACTTCGCCCGCCGCCACCGCGCCGCCCTGCAACGCGCTACCCGGCAGTATGGCGTACCGCAGGAGTACATTCTCGGCATCCTGGCGGTGGAAACCACGTTCGGCGGTTTTGTCGGCAACCACCGGGTGCTCGACGCCCTGACCACCCTGGGTTTCGATTACGCCCGGCGCGGCGACTATTTTCGCGGCGAACTGGAAAGCTATCTGCTGATGGCCCGGGAGGAAGGCATCGACCCGGCCCGGCCGGTGGGGTCGTTTGCCGGGGCCATGGGATTGGGGCAGTTCATGCCCAGCAGTTTCCGCAAGTGGGCGGTCGATTTCAACGGCGATGGCCGGCGGGATCTGTGGAATGCGGAAGACGCCATCGGCAGCGTGGCCAACTACTTTGCCCAGCACGGCTGGCAAGCAGGACAACCAGTGGCCACGCCCCTGCGAACCAATGGATCGATCAGTCTGGAACCAGGTTTGGACAACAGCTATTCGCTCTCCTCGCTGCAGCAGGCTGGCTTGCAGCCGGTCGGCGCCGGCAGTTGCGAGGGAGAGTTGCGTTTGTTGCTGCTCCGCCACCAGGGCCATGATCAGTACCTGATTGGCCATCCCAACTTTTACACCATCACCCGCTACAACCACAGCACCTACTATGCCATGGCGGTCCACGAGCTGGCGCAGGAGATCAGTCGTCGGCTGTAG
- a CDS encoding glycosyltransferase — translation MDQRIALFLPSLRGGGAERAMSILANGIAARGLAVDLVLAKAEGAYIGMIDPAVRVVDLQASRVVASLRPLAGYLRQERPYALLSALDHANIVALWARTMARVSTRVAVSVRNTLSVAQANTRLGRTKVLPILMRLHYRSADRVIAVSEGVANDLAHAIKLPRERIHVIYNPVVSDKLLALSHKPLSHPWLAHDQPPVVLAIGRLAAAKDYPTLIQAFASLRQQRSARLVILGEGELRGALEQRIAQLGLTDDVLLPGFVDNPFPWMRACSLFVLSSAWEGLPNVLIEAMACGAPIVSTDCPSGPAEILEKGRWGHLMPVGDHERLARAMITVLDSQQHPDVTIRASRFTVERAVSEYLRVLAPHLL, via the coding sequence ATGGATCAACGTATCGCCCTGTTCCTGCCTTCGCTGCGCGGCGGCGGCGCCGAGCGGGCCATGAGCATTCTGGCCAACGGCATCGCGGCCCGCGGGCTTGCGGTTGATCTGGTTTTGGCCAAGGCTGAAGGCGCTTATATCGGCATGATCGATCCAGCGGTGCGGGTGGTCGACCTCCAGGCCTCCCGGGTTGTTGCCAGTTTACGGCCGCTGGCTGGCTATCTCCGCCAGGAGCGGCCATACGCCCTGCTGTCCGCGCTCGACCATGCCAATATCGTTGCCCTCTGGGCCCGGACCATGGCCCGGGTTTCCACTCGGGTCGCGGTGTCGGTACGCAACACCCTCTCCGTTGCCCAGGCAAACACTCGACTCGGCCGAACCAAAGTACTGCCGATCCTGATGCGGCTGCACTACCGCTCTGCCGACAGGGTTATCGCGGTATCAGAGGGCGTGGCGAATGATCTGGCGCATGCCATCAAGCTGCCGCGCGAACGTATCCACGTCATCTACAATCCGGTGGTCAGCGACAAGTTGCTGGCCCTCAGTCACAAACCGCTTTCCCATCCCTGGCTGGCGCACGATCAACCTCCGGTGGTGCTGGCCATTGGCCGATTGGCCGCCGCCAAGGATTATCCCACTCTGATCCAAGCCTTTGCCAGTCTCCGCCAGCAACGGTCGGCACGCCTCGTCATCCTTGGCGAGGGCGAGCTGCGCGGCGCGCTCGAACAACGCATTGCCCAACTGGGGTTGACTGACGACGTCCTCCTCCCTGGATTCGTCGACAATCCCTTTCCGTGGATGCGCGCCTGTTCCCTGTTCGTGCTTTCTTCCGCCTGGGAAGGATTGCCGAACGTGCTCATCGAAGCAATGGCCTGCGGAGCTCCGATCGTCAGCACCGATTGTCCAAGCGGTCCTGCGGAGATTCTGGAAAAAGGGCGCTGGGGCCATCTGATGCCGGTGGGCGATCACGAGCGTCTGGCCCGTGCCATGATCACTGTTCTCGATAGCCAGCAGCATCCGGACGTGACCATCCGCGCCAGCAGATTTACCGTTGAACGGGCCGTGTCCGAGTACCTGCGGGTTCTGGCGCCGCACCTCCTGTGA
- a CDS encoding sulfotransferase family protein, which translates to MKKPNFFIVGAPKCGTTSLVAWLSEHPQIYMSPRKEPHHFNTDQNHIIIKERKSYERLFHQATSAHVAVGEASTGYLYSRDAVRNIEHYSPNSRYIVCLRNPVEMAYSFHEQQIFNGNEHIRDFEHAWLLSEARSRGEHVSLWCREPRLLAYGDVCKLGAQMARLYTQIADDRVLPVLLDDVKADPQSSYQRVLQFLQVEDDGRSDFPAKNPAKERQSMLLHRIIQLLGHTRRIFGTGRTWGILSSLSRRNVKYRSRAPLSDEMRHTLKEYFREDILLLSEVLKRDLSHWVSP; encoded by the coding sequence ATGAAAAAACCTAATTTCTTTATTGTGGGGGCCCCGAAATGCGGCACCACGTCACTGGTCGCATGGCTGTCTGAACATCCTCAGATATACATGTCGCCCCGAAAAGAGCCGCATCATTTCAACACGGACCAGAATCACATTATTATCAAAGAAAGAAAGAGTTATGAGCGGTTGTTTCACCAGGCAACCTCAGCCCATGTGGCCGTAGGAGAGGCTTCGACAGGGTATCTCTACTCAAGGGACGCTGTACGGAACATAGAGCATTATTCGCCAAATTCTCGATATATCGTTTGCTTACGCAACCCTGTCGAAATGGCGTATTCTTTTCATGAACAGCAGATTTTTAATGGGAATGAACATATTCGCGATTTTGAACATGCTTGGTTGCTGAGTGAGGCCAGGTCGCGAGGCGAGCACGTCTCGCTCTGGTGCCGGGAACCGCGGCTACTCGCATACGGCGATGTCTGCAAACTCGGCGCGCAGATGGCCCGCCTCTACACACAGATAGCTGACGACCGCGTATTGCCGGTTTTGCTTGATGATGTCAAAGCTGACCCCCAGAGTTCGTACCAGCGCGTTCTCCAGTTTTTACAGGTAGAAGATGACGGACGTTCAGATTTTCCGGCAAAAAATCCAGCCAAAGAGCGACAATCGATGCTCCTGCATCGCATCATCCAGTTACTTGGCCACACCAGGCGAATCTTTGGCACGGGTCGCACCTGGGGAATATTGAGTTCCTTGAGTCGGCGGAATGTGAAGTACCGGTCAAGAGCCCCCCTGAGCGATGAGATGCGCCACACCCTCAAAGAGTATTTCCGGGAAGATATTCTGTTGCTGAGCGAAGTTCTCAAGCGGGATCTTTCCCACTGGGTGTCACCTTGA
- a CDS encoding IS5 family transposase: MIQPGFFDLQDRLHKIDKNGDPLAKINETVNWEMFRPALEKARDKGRQSTVGPKGYDVILLFKILILQSLYNLSDDATEFQILDRHSFGRFLGLHISQKVPDATTIWRFREDLVKAGIVEELFATFDAHLRDNGFMAMKGQIVDASIVSVPKQRNSREENARIKEGDIPENWSENKRRRKDADARWTKKNGKSYYGYKNHISVDVKHKLIRSYAVTDAALHDSNVFEQLLADNTSKDVWADSAYRSADRLERLGQDGFREHIQRKGSRNRPLTPREQEGNRTRSKVRSRIEHVFGVQAQRAGNVLLRTIGIARARAKIGLRNLVYNIDRMGMLLAASR; this comes from the coding sequence ATGATCCAGCCCGGCTTTTTTGATTTGCAGGACCGATTGCACAAAATCGACAAGAACGGCGACCCACTTGCCAAGATCAACGAGACGGTCAACTGGGAGATGTTTCGTCCTGCGCTCGAAAAGGCCAGGGACAAGGGCCGGCAGTCTACGGTCGGGCCGAAGGGGTACGACGTCATCCTGCTGTTTAAGATTCTCATCCTGCAGTCGTTGTACAATCTGTCGGATGACGCGACCGAGTTTCAGATTCTCGACCGGCACTCCTTTGGGCGCTTTCTTGGTCTGCACATCAGCCAGAAGGTTCCCGATGCCACCACCATCTGGCGTTTTCGGGAAGACCTCGTCAAGGCCGGCATTGTAGAGGAACTGTTTGCGACCTTCGATGCGCATCTCCGGGACAACGGCTTCATGGCGATGAAAGGGCAGATCGTGGATGCCAGCATTGTCAGCGTGCCCAAACAGCGGAACAGCCGGGAGGAAAATGCCCGGATCAAAGAGGGCGACATCCCGGAGAACTGGTCCGAGAACAAGCGGCGTAGAAAAGACGCGGACGCGCGCTGGACCAAGAAGAACGGCAAGTCTTATTACGGCTACAAGAACCACATCTCGGTGGATGTGAAGCACAAGTTGATTCGCAGCTATGCCGTGACCGATGCGGCCCTGCACGACAGCAACGTGTTCGAGCAACTCCTTGCCGACAATACGAGCAAGGACGTCTGGGCGGATTCGGCCTATCGATCCGCGGATCGATTGGAGCGCCTCGGCCAGGATGGTTTTCGTGAACACATCCAACGCAAGGGGAGCCGCAATCGTCCCTTGACGCCCAGAGAACAGGAGGGCAACCGAACCAGATCCAAGGTCCGTTCGCGAATCGAGCATGTCTTTGGTGTACAGGCGCAGCGAGCGGGGAATGTACTGTTGCGCACGATCGGCATAGCCCGAGCCCGAGCAAAGATCGGCTTGCGCAACTTGGTGTATAACATTGACCGAATGGGGATGCTTCTGGCTGCAAGCAGGTGA
- a CDS encoding SGNH/GDSL hydrolase family protein, with translation MITLNIELFVKNKVRKIFQKYRSLIHEHEEILVLGDSHANVFKNKHIEEQFKNHFFNVIAVGGATISGLENPNSKTQALATFRKEIKKSKARTIIVLLGEVDTGFVIWHKSEKYKTNVSDMLDMAVQNYKDFLQQLSSTHRVICISTPLPTIKGNLEI, from the coding sequence ATGATCACTCTCAACATTGAGCTGTTTGTAAAAAATAAGGTCAGAAAAATTTTTCAAAAATACAGATCGTTAATACACGAACACGAGGAAATTCTTGTCCTGGGTGATTCCCATGCAAATGTATTCAAAAATAAACATATTGAGGAGCAATTCAAAAACCACTTTTTTAACGTCATAGCAGTTGGAGGCGCAACCATATCAGGTCTTGAAAATCCAAATTCAAAAACACAAGCCTTGGCAACTTTCAGAAAAGAAATAAAAAAATCCAAGGCAAGGACAATAATAGTATTACTTGGAGAAGTGGACACCGGATTTGTTATTTGGCACAAATCAGAAAAATACAAAACAAATGTATCGGATATGCTAGATATGGCTGTACAAAATTACAAAGATTTTTTACAGCAACTATCATCAACTCACAGAGTTATATGCATAAGCACCCCCCTGCCAACAATAAAAGGGAATCTTGAAATTTAG